A stretch of Endozoicomonas sp. SCSIO W0465 DNA encodes these proteins:
- a CDS encoding nitrite/sulfite reductase, translated as MYKYDNYDQQMVDERVLQFRDQTRRFLAGELPEDEFLPLRLQNGLYVQRFAPMLRIAIPYGMVSSRQMRKLAYIARRYDKGYVHFTTRQNLQLNWPRLEEVPEILEELASVQMHAIQTSGNCIRNTTTDQFAGVAYDEIIDPRPWCEIIRQWSTFHPEFAYLPRKFKIAVCGSEQDRAATQVHDIGIHAFLNENNDVRFKILAGGGLGRTPMVGSIIKPSLEPEHLLSYLDAVLRVYNRYGRRDNKYKARIKILIKALTPAVFSKKVEQEWSYLKETEAKLTQQEIDRVQSFFSEPDYPELTNINLTDLALSSESDFQWWLRRNVHPHKKPGFSAVTLTLKATADAPGDASAEQLEAISDLADEFSFGELRVSHEQNLIFADVPQRRLHELWLNLKPLNLATPNQGLLTDMICCPGGDFCALANARSIPLAENIQRRFDDIDFLHDIGELDLNISGCMNACGHHHVGHIGILGVDRKGEEYYQVQVGGASGHDASLGKILGPSFKMDEIPDVIDKILKTYIELRTPEERFIDTCRRVGIQPFKERVYAKAA; from the coding sequence ATGTATAAATACGATAATTACGACCAACAGATGGTCGATGAGCGAGTCCTGCAGTTCCGGGATCAGACTCGTCGCTTTCTCGCCGGCGAGTTGCCAGAAGATGAGTTCCTGCCTCTTCGACTTCAGAATGGACTTTACGTTCAGCGCTTTGCCCCTATGTTGCGAATTGCCATTCCTTATGGAATGGTGAGTAGTAGACAGATGCGTAAGCTAGCCTACATTGCCAGACGCTATGATAAAGGCTATGTCCACTTTACCACCCGACAGAACCTTCAGCTGAACTGGCCACGGCTGGAAGAAGTGCCGGAAATTCTGGAGGAACTGGCCTCTGTTCAAATGCATGCTATTCAGACCAGCGGCAACTGTATCCGTAATACGACTACCGATCAGTTTGCTGGTGTAGCGTACGATGAGATTATTGATCCCCGCCCCTGGTGTGAAATTATCCGGCAATGGTCCACTTTCCATCCGGAGTTTGCTTATCTGCCAAGAAAATTCAAGATAGCGGTTTGTGGCAGTGAACAGGATCGGGCAGCAACACAGGTGCATGATATCGGTATTCATGCTTTCTTGAATGAGAATAACGACGTGCGCTTTAAAATACTGGCCGGTGGCGGTCTTGGAAGAACCCCTATGGTTGGTTCCATTATCAAACCATCCCTCGAACCAGAGCATCTCCTGAGCTATCTGGATGCAGTGCTGAGGGTTTATAACCGTTACGGACGGCGGGATAACAAGTACAAAGCACGAATTAAAATTCTGATTAAAGCGCTTACTCCGGCGGTGTTCTCGAAAAAAGTTGAACAAGAGTGGTCTTATCTGAAAGAAACAGAAGCCAAACTTACCCAACAGGAGATTGATCGGGTTCAATCTTTTTTTTCTGAGCCGGACTACCCGGAGCTAACCAATATCAACTTGACTGACTTGGCTTTATCTTCTGAATCGGATTTTCAATGGTGGCTCCGAAGAAATGTACATCCTCACAAAAAGCCCGGTTTTAGTGCAGTCACTCTGACACTAAAGGCAACTGCTGATGCTCCGGGAGATGCCAGTGCTGAACAACTGGAAGCCATTTCTGACCTTGCTGACGAGTTCAGCTTTGGTGAACTCAGAGTCAGCCATGAGCAAAATCTGATTTTTGCCGATGTGCCCCAAAGGAGACTTCATGAATTATGGTTGAACCTGAAACCCCTGAACCTTGCAACACCTAACCAGGGGCTCCTGACCGATATGATCTGCTGCCCGGGCGGCGACTTCTGCGCACTGGCTAATGCCCGCTCCATTCCCTTAGCAGAAAACATTCAGCGACGGTTTGATGATATCGATTTTTTACATGATATTGGCGAACTGGATCTGAATATTTCCGGCTGTATGAATGCCTGCGGTCATCACCATGTGGGCCATATTGGTATTCTCGGTGTTGATCGTAAAGGTGAAGAGTATTACCAGGTTCAGGTCGGTGGTGCTTCAGGGCATGACGCGTCGCTGGGTAAGATCCTTGGACCATCATTCAAAATGGATGAAATTCCTGACGTCATCGATAAAATCCTGAAGACTTACATCGAACTCCGTACTCCGGAAGAGCGTTTTATTGATACCTGTCGACGGGTTGGTATTCAGCCATTCAAGGAGAGGGTTTATGCCAAAGCTGCTTAA
- a CDS encoding DUF934 domain-containing protein: MPKLLKDQQISNDDFQVLLQAPEEPILPEGHVLLHISSIDHAIKANGRHNGQVGIWFDSADEPETVANTLHQFEVIAINFPKFIDGRGYSLARLLRERLDYPGDIRAIGDILVDQIYYLRRCGFSSFRLREDQNPDHALAALQTFSADYQATADKLSPVYRLRHQL; this comes from the coding sequence ATGCCAAAGCTGCTTAAGGATCAGCAAATAAGTAATGATGACTTTCAGGTCCTGCTGCAGGCTCCGGAAGAGCCCATCTTACCGGAAGGTCATGTGCTACTGCATATTTCGTCAATTGATCATGCGATCAAAGCCAATGGTCGGCATAATGGTCAGGTTGGCATCTGGTTTGATAGCGCCGACGAGCCTGAAACAGTGGCAAATACTCTGCACCAGTTTGAAGTCATTGCCATTAACTTCCCAAAGTTTATTGATGGTCGTGGTTATTCTCTGGCTCGTCTGCTTCGGGAACGCCTTGATTATCCCGGAGATATAAGGGCGATAGGCGACATTCTTGTCGACCAGATCTATTACCTCAGGCGTTGTGGATTCAGTAGCTTCAGATTAAGGGAAGACCAGAATCCGGATCATGCACTGGCGGCTCTGCAAACATTCAGTGCGGACTATCAAGCCACTGCCGATAAATTATCACCAGTGTACCGGTTAAGACATCAGCTTTAG
- a CDS encoding cation:proton antiporter: MESGSLLFSFFLIFTGAAVLATGALFTRQPLLVAYIALGAILGPFGLEVVNDTNLLNDIAHVGIIFLLFLLGLDMQPSHLAHLLRKTATVGLVSSFLFALTGYGLGLSFDLPHNESIIIGATMMFSSTIIGIKLLPTTVLHHKHTGEIMVSLLLLQDLMAIIALLLLYNLDPSHSANYSELIMAFIALPALIFIAIMLVKYLLLPLMTRFDRYHEYLFLMVLGWCLGFAELAHSLNLSYEIGAFIAGISIATSPIAQYIAINLKPLRDFFLVLFFFSIGASFNLDLLSHVLIPALVMAGAVILIKPVVFGFLLRRVSEKRSTAWEVGFRLGQTSEFSILIAAFASGQNMIGEISAHIIQATAILTLLISSYIVVFRFESPIALSERLRRD, from the coding sequence ATGGAAAGCGGTTCCCTGCTCTTCTCCTTTTTTCTTATTTTCACCGGGGCAGCGGTTCTTGCTACTGGCGCCTTATTCACCCGTCAGCCCTTGCTGGTTGCTTACATCGCTCTTGGTGCCATACTGGGTCCGTTCGGATTGGAAGTGGTTAATGACACCAATCTACTCAATGATATTGCCCATGTAGGCATCATCTTTTTGCTGTTTCTGCTTGGGCTTGACATGCAGCCAAGTCATCTTGCTCACCTGCTCAGGAAAACGGCCACCGTTGGTTTAGTGAGTTCATTTCTTTTTGCCTTAACGGGCTATGGACTCGGGCTGTCATTTGATCTGCCCCATAATGAGTCAATCATCATTGGTGCAACCATGATGTTCTCCAGTACGATTATTGGCATAAAGCTCTTGCCAACGACCGTACTGCATCATAAACACACGGGTGAAATCATGGTCAGTCTCCTGCTTCTGCAGGATTTAATGGCCATTATTGCACTCTTGTTGCTTTACAATCTGGACCCATCACACAGTGCCAACTACAGTGAACTGATCATGGCATTTATTGCCCTGCCAGCACTGATTTTCATCGCCATTATGCTGGTCAAATACCTGCTGTTACCATTAATGACCCGCTTTGACCGTTATCATGAATATCTGTTTCTAATGGTCTTGGGCTGGTGTCTGGGCTTCGCAGAATTAGCGCACAGCTTGAATCTCTCCTATGAAATTGGAGCATTTATTGCTGGAATAAGTATTGCGACCAGTCCAATCGCCCAATACATTGCCATCAATCTCAAACCGTTACGGGACTTTTTCCTGGTTCTCTTTTTCTTTTCTATCGGGGCCAGTTTCAACCTCGATCTGCTAAGCCATGTGCTTATCCCGGCACTGGTGATGGCAGGAGCAGTTATTCTCATTAAACCGGTGGTTTTTGGTTTTCTGCTGCGCAGGGTCAGTGAAAAGCGTTCCACAGCCTGGGAAGTCGGCTTTCGATTAGGTCAGACCAGTGAGTTTTCAATACTGATAGCCGCTTTTGCCAGTGGGCAGAATATGATTGGTGAGATTTCAGCACATATTATCCAGGCAACAGCGATACTCACACTACTGATATCTTCTTATATTGTTGTATTCCGCTTTGAATCCCCTATCGCCTTGTCAGAACGCTTGAGAAGGGATTAA
- a CDS encoding OTU domain-containing protein gives MAVSFFASSIAAIIAASAVTVVLGIAVIGYFSHHNDRSSNAPQLDIEPPATLSAGAGNPAAAPIQPPPYNTSYAPPPPYSPYASPPPGYTSFGIPASEVTNPYELPPTYKEIGSEKFIRMQEANVDYLLRQHGESIYRSSRDGNCLYDSAAHQCPEIARDATDLRHQVGFFARNWQQRYQHGNINFSPIEARAYARLQGDVSYEAGDTVITNGLEEIETPGCFSDHIDTFFLAQVARMPVIVIDTDNNVTIAVDENGRSMDWLETYDRNLVPSRKILLVRDGPHFMGRNLEQN, from the coding sequence TTGGCAGTTTCTTTTTTTGCCAGTAGCATTGCTGCAATTATTGCTGCAAGTGCAGTCACTGTAGTGCTTGGCATTGCTGTGATTGGGTATTTTTCCCATCATAACGATAGGAGCAGTAATGCACCACAGCTTGATATAGAGCCACCAGCGACCCTCTCAGCTGGTGCCGGAAATCCTGCTGCAGCCCCAATTCAGCCACCTCCATACAATACGTCCTACGCGCCACCTCCGCCATATTCACCTTATGCATCGCCTCCTCCAGGCTATACCTCCTTTGGAATACCGGCCTCAGAAGTAACAAACCCCTATGAGCTGCCACCAACTTATAAAGAGATAGGCTCGGAAAAATTTATACGTATGCAAGAGGCGAATGTGGATTATTTGTTGAGGCAGCATGGGGAAAGCATTTACCGAAGTAGTCGAGATGGTAACTGTCTGTATGATTCAGCAGCACATCAATGTCCGGAAATAGCCAGAGATGCAACAGATCTTCGCCATCAGGTTGGTTTTTTTGCAAGAAATTGGCAACAGCGCTACCAACATGGCAACATAAATTTTTCACCTATCGAAGCCCGAGCCTATGCGCGGTTACAAGGTGATGTCAGTTATGAAGCTGGGGATACCGTCATAACCAACGGACTTGAAGAAATAGAAACTCCAGGATGTTTTTCTGACCATATTGACACTTTCTTCCTGGCACAAGTTGCCAGAATGCCAGTCATCGTCATAGATACTGATAACAATGTGACTATTGCTGTCGATGAAAATGGCAGATCCATGGACTGGCTTGAAACTTATGATCGTAACTTGGTTCCAAGCAGAAAAATTCTCCTGGTGCGTGATGGTCCCCACTTTATGGGACGAAATTTGGAACAAAATTAA
- the sohB gene encoding protease SohB: MDYLADFFLFLAKTVTLIGGVAILVALVTAIGQKAKKMHKGHLEITCLNEHYEHLQTELKHALLDKAELKKTVKEEKEKAKLEKKAKKNKPCEEVIKPKVFILDFHGDIKASAVKSLREEITAVLSLADKERDEVIIRLESGGGLVHSYGLAASQLKRIRDKGVKLTVTVDKVAASGGYMMACVANHIVAAPFAILGSIGVMAQLPNVHRLLKKHDVDIELHTAGEFKRTLTVLGQNTEKGRQKFIQDMEDTHLLFKDFVKMEREVVDINQVSTGEIWYGLKALTLNLIDEISTSDEYIYRKVDEADLVQVEYVIKKGVADKFGLAAETALDNTLMKWWGRFSTSRFFS; encoded by the coding sequence TTGGATTATCTGGCAGACTTTTTTTTGTTTCTTGCTAAAACCGTCACCCTGATTGGCGGTGTGGCAATTTTGGTGGCTCTGGTGACTGCAATTGGCCAGAAAGCCAAGAAAATGCACAAGGGGCATCTTGAGATTACTTGCCTGAATGAACACTATGAGCACCTTCAGACTGAGTTGAAGCATGCGTTGCTGGATAAGGCTGAGCTGAAAAAAACGGTCAAAGAAGAGAAAGAGAAGGCCAAGCTGGAGAAAAAAGCCAAAAAAAATAAACCCTGTGAGGAAGTGATAAAACCAAAAGTTTTCATCCTTGATTTTCACGGTGATATCAAAGCTTCTGCGGTCAAATCGCTCAGGGAGGAGATTACTGCGGTGCTTTCTCTGGCAGACAAAGAGCGAGACGAAGTCATTATCCGCCTGGAAAGTGGTGGAGGACTGGTTCATTCCTATGGTTTAGCTGCATCCCAGCTGAAACGAATCCGAGATAAGGGGGTTAAGTTGACGGTCACTGTCGACAAAGTTGCTGCGAGCGGGGGCTATATGATGGCTTGTGTTGCCAATCATATTGTTGCAGCACCTTTTGCAATACTGGGCTCAATTGGCGTAATGGCACAATTGCCCAATGTTCATCGTCTTTTGAAAAAACATGATGTTGATATTGAGCTACACACGGCTGGTGAATTCAAGCGCACTCTGACGGTACTTGGGCAAAATACGGAAAAGGGACGTCAAAAATTTATCCAGGATATGGAAGATACACATCTACTGTTCAAAGACTTTGTCAAGATGGAAAGGGAAGTGGTAGATATTAATCAGGTTTCCACGGGTGAGATCTGGTACGGCCTGAAAGCTTTGACACTCAACCTCATTGATGAAATCAGCACCAGTGATGAATATATCTACCGGAAGGTAGATGAGGCAGACCTGGTACAGGTTGAGTATGTGATAAAGAAAGGAGTTGCCGACAAGTTTGGTCTGGCTGCTGAGACAGCCCTGGATAATACTCTGATGAAATGGTGGGGGAGATTTAGTACCAGCCGATTCTTTTCCTAG
- a CDS encoding SCP2 sterol-binding domain-containing protein — protein sequence MLNAKKKDKVTMSTVAEIIESMKTRFNADAAAGLDEVFQFDIEDADTYHLVIKDGNFDIVAGAHDDPSVTLIMDSKTMVGVMSGEMDGMQAFMMGKLRAEGNMMLATKLNALFPN from the coding sequence ATGCTTAACGCCAAGAAAAAGGATAAAGTCACTATGAGCACTGTCGCTGAGATCATTGAGTCCATGAAAACCCGCTTCAATGCAGATGCAGCTGCTGGCCTCGATGAGGTTTTCCAGTTTGATATTGAAGATGCGGATACCTACCATCTGGTTATTAAAGATGGGAACTTCGATATCGTTGCTGGCGCTCATGACGATCCAAGCGTAACCCTGATCATGGACAGCAAAACCATGGTGGGTGTCATGTCCGGTGAAATGGATGGCATGCAGGCATTCATGATGGGTAAGTTGCGAGCTGAAGGAAATATGATGTTAGCGACTAAGCTTAATGCCCTATTCCCTAACTAA
- the nudC gene encoding NAD(+) diphosphatase, whose protein sequence is MNYLPLQGLQPELNAQCWLILFEGQIVLNGENPEANFLWYCLKRFEPAIKQVPIVTGYLHGKSVGIVELSSLTIEADTVSVRALLSVSDSTVYSFLSHALQILTSRREHAFCGCCGQHTGEKEGEWAMVCLNCGHHAYPRISPCVIVLVTRGDEMLLVQHHRHGKASTMHTLVAGFVEPGESAEEAVHREVLEETGLKLSNLHYCFSQSWPFSHSLMMGFHAEYKSGELVLEDEELCFAGWFHRDNPPELPLEFTIARKLVDIFI, encoded by the coding sequence GTGAACTATTTGCCTTTGCAAGGCCTGCAACCTGAACTGAATGCCCAGTGTTGGCTGATACTTTTTGAAGGGCAAATTGTTCTTAATGGAGAAAACCCTGAAGCAAACTTCCTTTGGTACTGTCTCAAGAGGTTTGAACCGGCAATCAAACAAGTGCCTATAGTCACGGGTTATCTTCATGGAAAGTCAGTCGGGATTGTTGAGCTCTCAAGTCTCACTATTGAAGCGGATACAGTTAGTGTCAGAGCATTACTATCTGTGTCAGACTCAACGGTCTACAGCTTCCTTAGTCATGCTCTGCAAATCCTGACCTCGCGCAGAGAACATGCCTTTTGTGGCTGTTGTGGACAGCATACCGGGGAAAAAGAGGGAGAGTGGGCCATGGTTTGTCTTAACTGTGGACACCATGCTTATCCCAGGATTTCTCCTTGTGTCATTGTTCTGGTGACAAGGGGGGATGAAATGCTTCTGGTCCAACATCATCGCCACGGTAAGGCGTCAACCATGCACACGCTGGTGGCCGGTTTTGTTGAGCCCGGAGAGAGTGCTGAAGAGGCCGTTCATCGAGAAGTACTGGAAGAAACAGGCCTCAAACTGAGCAATCTTCATTACTGTTTCAGCCAGAGCTGGCCTTTTTCTCATTCATTAATGATGGGGTTCCATGCCGAATACAAAAGTGGTGAGCTGGTTCTTGAAGACGAGGAACTCTGCTTTGCTGGTTGGTTTCATCGGGATAACCCACCAGAACTACCTCTAGAATTTACCATAGCGAGAAAGCTGGTGGACATTTTTATATGA
- the dnaQ gene encoding DNA polymerase III subunit epsilon: protein MRQIILDTETTGIDPKQGHRVIEIGCVEMIDRKLTGNHYHVYINPQRVIEQEAINVHGITNESLVDKPIFSAIADEFLDFIRGAELVIHNAAFDVGFINHEFSLLRRGFPNVEECCGVLDTLALARKKHPGQKNNLDALCKRYFIDNSSRTLHGALLDSEILAEVYLAMTGGQTALSLSGSDDNAGDSEGEGSAIRRLAPGRAELRVISASDNELQNHQNKLEQIQKKSGNCLWLAND from the coding sequence ATGCGACAGATAATTCTTGATACAGAAACCACCGGTATTGACCCTAAACAAGGCCATAGAGTTATTGAAATAGGCTGTGTGGAGATGATTGACCGGAAGTTGACCGGCAATCATTACCATGTCTATATCAATCCGCAGCGGGTGATTGAGCAGGAAGCAATCAACGTCCACGGCATTACCAATGAGTCTCTGGTAGATAAGCCGATCTTCAGTGCTATTGCCGATGAATTCCTGGATTTTATCCGCGGGGCTGAGCTGGTTATTCATAATGCAGCGTTCGATGTTGGTTTTATCAACCACGAATTTTCGCTGCTGCGTCGTGGTTTCCCCAATGTAGAAGAGTGCTGCGGAGTTCTTGACACATTGGCACTGGCCCGGAAAAAACACCCTGGCCAGAAGAACAACCTGGACGCTTTATGTAAGCGCTACTTTATAGATAACTCTTCCCGAACCCTGCACGGTGCGCTGCTGGACTCTGAGATTCTGGCAGAAGTCTATCTTGCGATGACAGGGGGGCAGACGGCACTTTCGCTGAGTGGCAGTGATGATAATGCCGGTGATTCGGAAGGGGAGGGCAGTGCTATTCGGCGACTGGCTCCCGGCAGGGCTGAACTTCGCGTGATCTCTGCCAGTGATAATGAGTTGCAGAACCATCAAAACAAACTGGAACAGATTCAAAAAAAATCGGGCAACTGCCTCTGGCTTGCTAACGACTAG
- the rnhA gene encoding ribonuclease HI, giving the protein MSQTVEIFTDGACKGNPGPGGWGVLLRYGKVEKTLFGSDPETTNNRMELRAAIEGLKALKRPCSIILTTDSQYVRKGITEWMAGWKRKNWKTAAGKPVKNQDLWQQLDEQNQRHDIDWRWIKGHAGHRENEIADQLACKGAEACKK; this is encoded by the coding sequence TTGAGTCAGACCGTTGAAATTTTTACCGATGGTGCCTGTAAAGGCAACCCCGGCCCGGGAGGTTGGGGTGTGTTACTCCGTTACGGTAAAGTAGAGAAAACGCTTTTTGGCAGTGACCCTGAAACGACGAATAACCGGATGGAACTGAGGGCAGCGATTGAAGGGCTTAAAGCGCTGAAACGACCCTGCTCCATCATTCTTACTACCGATTCTCAATATGTTCGCAAGGGAATCACGGAATGGATGGCAGGCTGGAAACGGAAAAACTGGAAAACAGCTGCCGGTAAGCCCGTTAAGAATCAGGATCTCTGGCAACAGCTGGATGAACAGAATCAGCGCCATGATATCGATTGGCGATGGATCAAAGGCCATGCCGGTCATCGGGAAAATGAAATTGCTGACCAGTTGGCCTGTAAGGGAGCGGAAGCCTGCAAAAAGTAG
- a CDS encoding methyltransferase domain-containing protein produces MIRRFRKRIKSSLCDRIGDLRHWLDTDSGRLLVDYEKSLLERELGTIFGFHAGQYSASWHRDLMFSSPVRRQFILGSSYLTDCPRPQVMADPHYWPVSPGSLDLVLLQHTLEIADSPHRLLSEAANTIIPDGKLVIIGFNPYSMTNIARWCVPVQRRLLRDAHFISTSRLKDWLVLLNFRVERIVYGSYVQPLKRFFTGLRGDLIEERLEQLQLPVGGFYMMIATRETPGLTPVRKVWSDVRRGVVGQPLTRPSAGRTTSTVKANRDWSSFESDR; encoded by the coding sequence ATGATTCGACGATTTCGGAAAAGGATCAAAAGCAGTCTCTGTGACCGTATTGGAGACTTGCGCCACTGGTTGGATACTGACTCAGGAAGGTTACTGGTTGACTATGAAAAAAGCCTGCTGGAACGGGAGTTAGGTACCATCTTTGGTTTCCATGCAGGACAATATTCGGCATCCTGGCATCGAGACTTGATGTTCAGCAGCCCGGTAAGAAGACAGTTTATCCTCGGTTCCAGCTATCTTACCGATTGTCCAAGGCCACAGGTGATGGCTGATCCCCATTACTGGCCAGTTTCACCGGGAAGTCTTGACCTTGTTCTGCTGCAACACACGCTGGAGATTGCGGATAGTCCTCATCGTTTGTTGAGTGAGGCAGCAAATACCATTATCCCGGACGGCAAACTGGTCATTATTGGCTTCAACCCCTACAGCATGACTAATATTGCACGGTGGTGTGTACCAGTTCAGCGTCGTCTTCTCAGGGATGCTCACTTTATTTCGACGTCCAGGTTGAAAGACTGGCTTGTGCTGCTCAATTTCAGAGTTGAGAGAATCGTTTATGGCAGTTATGTACAACCGCTGAAACGCTTCTTTACCGGCTTGCGTGGTGACCTTATTGAAGAAAGGCTGGAACAGCTTCAGCTACCGGTTGGTGGTTTTTATATGATGATTGCCACCCGTGAAACCCCGGGGCTGACACCTGTAAGAAAGGTGTGGTCTGACGTGCGCAGGGGGGTTGTCGGTCAGCCATTGACCCGACCAAGTGCTGGTAGAACCACCAGTACCGTGAAAGCAAACAGAGACTGGAGTTCTTTTGAGTCAGACCGTTGA
- the gloB gene encoding hydroxyacylglutathione hydrolase, producing MLIISPIPAFNDNYIWMFHSPDSKNAFVVDPGDAQPVEEVLNRHGLNLAGILITHHHFDHTGGIGELTRNRNIPVYGPDNQSIKGITHTLHDNDTIELSGCHFNILATPGHTLDHIAYFTDSGADKNPALFCGDTLFVGGCGRLFEGTAEQMYSSLSRLASLPDNTRIYCAHEYTQANLKFARAVEPNNQKLQEQVMQVAELCSENRPTVPSTLRQELNTNPFLRSDQPEVIQAASDRDPSSNASPVDVLRVIRAWKDNF from the coding sequence ATGCTTATTATATCTCCCATACCCGCATTTAATGATAACTACATCTGGATGTTTCACTCGCCGGATAGCAAGAATGCATTTGTCGTTGATCCGGGTGATGCCCAACCAGTTGAAGAGGTACTGAACCGTCATGGACTCAACCTGGCTGGCATTCTCATTACTCACCACCACTTTGATCATACCGGCGGAATCGGTGAACTGACCCGCAACAGAAATATTCCGGTTTACGGCCCTGATAACCAGAGCATTAAGGGAATCACTCACACCCTGCATGATAATGATACGATCGAACTCAGTGGCTGCCATTTTAACATTCTTGCTACGCCTGGCCACACTCTGGATCATATTGCTTACTTTACGGATTCTGGCGCCGATAAAAATCCAGCACTCTTTTGTGGAGACACTCTATTTGTTGGTGGTTGCGGCCGATTATTTGAAGGGACGGCTGAACAAATGTATAGCAGTCTGTCACGTCTGGCTTCACTACCTGACAACACACGGATTTATTGTGCCCATGAATACACTCAGGCAAATTTGAAATTTGCCCGGGCAGTGGAGCCAAATAACCAGAAGCTACAGGAACAAGTTATGCAAGTTGCTGAGCTATGCTCTGAAAATCGGCCTACTGTGCCCTCAACACTAAGACAGGAACTGAACACAAATCCATTTTTGAGATCAGACCAACCGGAAGTCATTCAAGCCGCCTCTGACAGGGATCCGTCCTCAAATGCCAGCCCAGTTGACGTTCTAAGGGTAATCCGAGCATGGAAGGATAATTTTTGA
- a CDS encoding transglycosylase SLT domain-containing protein translates to MSTSPSSSASTIKKETAPSVEKLQVKKPEKITPVKKAPVVVDDLWIRIQSGLAMDLDQNDPRIQAELDWYKHNKFYFSQISKRSEPYLYFIVKEAEARNVPLELALMPIVESSFDPFAYSHAGASGLWQFMPETGEHYGLDQNWWYDGRRDVVHSTRAALDYMQSLYNMFGDWELALAAFNSGPGRVQRAVRKNKNLGKSTRFWALDLPSETTAYVPKLIALGKVVRNPSKFGVQLDKIPNKPYFDKVHTGSQLDMAKASKLSGVELEELYRLNPGLNRWSTPPEGPHHLVVPVTHAEHFRTQLASLPPEKRVQWHRYTVKSGDTLGSIAMKYQTSVNVITEANNLSSTLIRIGQGLIIPVAAKTAESYTLSASQRLAAKTESFCEWSLQS, encoded by the coding sequence GTGAGTACATCGCCCTCTTCCTCGGCATCAACCATCAAGAAGGAAACAGCACCTTCTGTTGAAAAGCTGCAGGTAAAAAAACCAGAGAAGATAACCCCGGTAAAAAAAGCCCCTGTTGTGGTAGACGACCTGTGGATTCGGATTCAGTCAGGCCTGGCAATGGATCTTGACCAGAATGACCCGAGAATTCAGGCCGAACTGGACTGGTATAAGCATAACAAATTCTATTTCAGCCAGATTTCCAAACGATCAGAGCCTTATCTCTATTTCATCGTCAAAGAAGCCGAGGCAAGAAATGTCCCCCTGGAACTGGCATTGATGCCGATTGTGGAGAGTAGCTTTGACCCTTTCGCATACTCTCATGCAGGCGCTTCAGGACTCTGGCAGTTTATGCCTGAAACGGGTGAACACTATGGCCTCGATCAGAACTGGTGGTATGACGGTCGCCGGGATGTTGTCCACTCTACCCGTGCAGCTCTGGACTACATGCAAAGCCTGTACAATATGTTTGGGGACTGGGAGCTGGCTCTGGCAGCCTTTAATTCTGGCCCCGGCCGGGTACAGCGGGCTGTTCGAAAAAACAAAAATCTCGGTAAATCCACACGCTTCTGGGCGCTTGATCTTCCCAGTGAAACGACTGCCTATGTGCCAAAACTGATTGCCCTCGGTAAAGTGGTTCGCAATCCATCAAAATTTGGTGTCCAGTTGGACAAAATACCGAATAAGCCCTATTTCGACAAAGTACATACCGGTAGTCAGCTGGATATGGCCAAAGCATCGAAACTGTCGGGTGTTGAACTGGAAGAACTCTACCGACTGAACCCCGGACTGAACCGCTGGTCAACGCCCCCCGAAGGTCCTCACCACCTGGTCGTACCAGTGACTCATGCCGAGCATTTCCGAACTCAGCTGGCCAGCCTGCCACCAGAGAAGCGAGTACAATGGCATCGCTATACAGTAAAATCCGGGGATACTCTGGGCTCTATTGCCATGAAATACCAAACCAGTGTGAATGTGATTACTGAGGCCAATAACCTCAGCAGCACCCTCATTCGTATTGGTCAGGGTTTGATAATCCCGGTAGCTGCCAAAACGGCGGAAAGTTACACACTCAGTGCCAGCCAGCGTCTTGCAGCAAAAACAGAATCGTTCTGTGAATGGTCGTTACAAAGTTGA